A stretch of the Takifugu flavidus isolate HTHZ2018 chromosome 1, ASM371156v2, whole genome shotgun sequence genome encodes the following:
- the LOC130528684 gene encoding progestin and adipoQ receptor family member 4-like, which yields MMVFSKRPRLLDLAKTPTHLQFNKYVLTGYRPVSTAQECLGSLFYMHNELGNIYTHGIPLFLFLVLMPFSIPWMEVDSVWICVVHYLACLCPTVGSVLYHLFMNHVGGEHVYDTLLSLDMVGVCLVNTLGALPIIHITLLCYPALRKAALLAYILLSAYGIYCATTARTNILRLRAFVWQGLFRFSLFLFRVFGSGVGSPHSLRLFVIMDSLAVLGGLVNITQIPERFIPGWFDNWGNSHQIMHIMVVCAIIYLHWGTLEDLAWIKSYQCPNI from the exons ATGATGGTATTCTCCAAACGCCCGCGGCTTCTGGACCTTGCCAAGACTCCCACACACCTTCAGTTCAACAAATATGTCCTGACGGGTTATCGGCCAGTGTCCACAGCTCAGGAATGTCTTGGGAGTCTCTTCTACATGCACAATGAGCTGGGCAACATTTACACTCATG GCATCCCCTTGTTTCTTTTCCTGGTGTTGATGCCTTTTAGTATCCCCTGGATGGAGGTGGACAGTGTCTGGATCTGTGTGGTCCACTACCTGGCCTGCCTGTGCCCAACCGTAGGATCAGTGCTCTACCATTTATTCATGAACCATGTAGGAGGCGAACACGTGTACGACACCCTCCTCTCCCTGGACATGGTCGGGGTCTGCCTCGTTAACACTCTAG GGGCTCTTCCCATCATCCACATCACACTTCTATGCTACCCTGCCCTGCGAAAGGCTGCACTGCTGGCCTACATTCTCCTGTCGGCTTATGGAATCTACTGTGCCACCACAGCCCGCACAAACATCCTGCGGCTACGAGCGTTCGTGTGGCAGGGCCTGTTCCGCTTCAGCCTTTTCCTGTTCCGGGTGTTTGGCAGTGGGGTGGGCAGCCCACACTCCCTGCGACTCTTTGTCATCATGGATTCTCTGGCCGTCCTGGGTGGACTGGTGAACATCACCCAGATTCCTGAACGCTTTATCCCGGGTTGGTTTGACAACTGGGGCAACAGCCACCAAATAATGCACATCATGGTGGTCTGTGCAATCATCTACCTGCACTGGGGGACACTGGAGGATTTAGCCTGGATTAAAAGCTACCAGTGTCCGAATATTTGA
- the pelo gene encoding protein pelota homolog isoform X2: protein MQVTLIPEEAEDMWHSYNLLQVGDSLRASTIRKVQTESSTGSVGSSRVRTTLTLCVETVDFDSQACQLRVKGTNIEENQYVKMGAYHTIELELNRKFTLAKKSWDSILLDRIEQACDPTQKADVAAVVMQEGLANVMLVTPAMTLLRAKVEVTIPRKRRGSCTQHDKALDRFYEAVMQAILRHINFDVIKCILVGSPGFVKDQFISYLFKEAVRQDNKVLLENRPKFMMVHSSSGHKYSLKEILSDPTVTSRLSDTKAAGEVKALEDFYKMLQHEPDRALYGVAHVEKAADALAIDTLLISDNLFRHQDVPTRSRYVRLVDNVRDNGGNVRIFSSLHVSGEQLTQLSGVAAILRFPIADLSEPEDFSSSDED, encoded by the exons AT GCAGGTGACTTTGATAcctgaggaggcagaggacaTGTGGCACAGCTacaacctgctgcaggtggGGGACAGCCTCAGAGCCTCCACAATCAG gAAAGTGCAAACCGAGTCCTCCACTGGAAGCGTGGGCAGCTCCAGAGTCCGGACCACCTTGACCTTATGTGTGGAGACTGTTGACTTCGACTCCCAGGCCTGCCAGCTGAGAGTTAAGGGCACAAACATAGAGGAGAACCAGTATGTTAAG ATGGGAGCTTATCACACTATTGAGCTTGAGCTCAACAGGAAGTTCACTCTGGCTAAAAAGAGCTGGGACAGCATTTTGCTGGATAGAATTG AGCAGGCATGTGATCCAACCCAGAAGGCAGATGTAGCAGCTGTGGTGATGCAGGAGGGTCTGGCTAACGTGATGCTGGTGACCCCTGCCATGACTCTGCTTCGTGCAAAAGTGGAGGTCACCATCCCTCGcaagagaagaggaagctgcACTCAGCATGACAAG GCACTGGACCGGTTCTATGAGGCGGTGATGCAGGCGATTCTCCGCCACATCAATTTTGATG TGATCAAGTGCATCCTGGTTGGCAGTCCGGGCTTTGTGAAAGACCAGTTCATCAGCTACCTTTTCAAGGAGGCTGTGCGACAGGACAACAAGGTCCTGCTGGAGAATCGACCTAAATTCATGATGGTCCACTCGTCATCAGGTCACAAGTACTCGCTCAAAG AAATCCTCTCTGATCCCACAGTGACAAGTAGACTTTCTGACACTAAG GCTGCAGGAGAGGTAAAAGCACTGGAGGATTTCTACAAGATGCTCCAGCATGAACCTGACAGGGCACTCTATGG GGTAGCTCATGTAGAGAAAGCTGCTGACGCCCTCGCCATCGACACCTTGTTGATAAGTGATAACCTGTTCAG ACATCAGGATGTGCCCACGAGGAGTCGCTACGTCCGGTTGGTAGACAACGTGAGAGACAATGGTGGCAACGTCAG aatATTCTCAAGCCTTCATGTTTCTGGTGAAC aGCTGACGCAGCTGAGCGGAGTGGCTGCTATCTTACGGTTCCCCATTGCTGACCTGTCGGAGCCCGAGGACTTCAGCAGCTCTGACGAAGACTGA
- the pelo gene encoding protein pelota homolog isoform X1 yields the protein MKLLHKDIEKDNAGQVTLIPEEAEDMWHSYNLLQVGDSLRASTIRKVQTESSTGSVGSSRVRTTLTLCVETVDFDSQACQLRVKGTNIEENQYVKMGAYHTIELELNRKFTLAKKSWDSILLDRIEQACDPTQKADVAAVVMQEGLANVMLVTPAMTLLRAKVEVTIPRKRRGSCTQHDKALDRFYEAVMQAILRHINFDVIKCILVGSPGFVKDQFISYLFKEAVRQDNKVLLENRPKFMMVHSSSGHKYSLKEILSDPTVTSRLSDTKAAGEVKALEDFYKMLQHEPDRALYGVAHVEKAADALAIDTLLISDNLFRHQDVPTRSRYVRLVDNVRDNGGNVRIFSSLHVSGEQLTQLSGVAAILRFPIADLSEPEDFSSSDED from the exons ATGAAGTTGCTCCATAAAGACATTGAAAAAGATAATGCCGG GCAGGTGACTTTGATAcctgaggaggcagaggacaTGTGGCACAGCTacaacctgctgcaggtggGGGACAGCCTCAGAGCCTCCACAATCAG gAAAGTGCAAACCGAGTCCTCCACTGGAAGCGTGGGCAGCTCCAGAGTCCGGACCACCTTGACCTTATGTGTGGAGACTGTTGACTTCGACTCCCAGGCCTGCCAGCTGAGAGTTAAGGGCACAAACATAGAGGAGAACCAGTATGTTAAG ATGGGAGCTTATCACACTATTGAGCTTGAGCTCAACAGGAAGTTCACTCTGGCTAAAAAGAGCTGGGACAGCATTTTGCTGGATAGAATTG AGCAGGCATGTGATCCAACCCAGAAGGCAGATGTAGCAGCTGTGGTGATGCAGGAGGGTCTGGCTAACGTGATGCTGGTGACCCCTGCCATGACTCTGCTTCGTGCAAAAGTGGAGGTCACCATCCCTCGcaagagaagaggaagctgcACTCAGCATGACAAG GCACTGGACCGGTTCTATGAGGCGGTGATGCAGGCGATTCTCCGCCACATCAATTTTGATG TGATCAAGTGCATCCTGGTTGGCAGTCCGGGCTTTGTGAAAGACCAGTTCATCAGCTACCTTTTCAAGGAGGCTGTGCGACAGGACAACAAGGTCCTGCTGGAGAATCGACCTAAATTCATGATGGTCCACTCGTCATCAGGTCACAAGTACTCGCTCAAAG AAATCCTCTCTGATCCCACAGTGACAAGTAGACTTTCTGACACTAAG GCTGCAGGAGAGGTAAAAGCACTGGAGGATTTCTACAAGATGCTCCAGCATGAACCTGACAGGGCACTCTATGG GGTAGCTCATGTAGAGAAAGCTGCTGACGCCCTCGCCATCGACACCTTGTTGATAAGTGATAACCTGTTCAG ACATCAGGATGTGCCCACGAGGAGTCGCTACGTCCGGTTGGTAGACAACGTGAGAGACAATGGTGGCAACGTCAG aatATTCTCAAGCCTTCATGTTTCTGGTGAAC aGCTGACGCAGCTGAGCGGAGTGGCTGCTATCTTACGGTTCCCCATTGCTGACCTGTCGGAGCCCGAGGACTTCAGCAGCTCTGACGAAGACTGA
- the ppp1cab gene encoding protein phosphatase 1, catalytic subunit, alpha isozyme b: protein MAEADKLNIDSIIQRLLEVKGSRPGKNVQLTENEIRGLCLKSREIFLSQPILLELEAPLKICGDVHGQYYDLLRLFEYGGFPPESNYLFLGDYVDRGKQSLETICLLLAYKIKYPENFFLLRGNHECASINRIYGFYDECKRRYNIKLWKTFTDCFNCLPVAAIVDEKIFCCHGGLSPDLQSMEQIRRVMRPTDVPDQGLLCDLLWADPDKDVLGWGENDRGVSFTFGADVVTKFLHKHDMDLICRAHQVVEDGYEFFAKRQLVTLFSAPNYCGEFDNAGAMMSVDETLMCSFQILKPADKKLFYGSGGGMGSGRPVTPPRKAKK from the exons ATGGCCGAAGCCGACAAGTTAAACATCGACTCTATTATACAGCGTCTGCTGGAAG TGAAAGGCTCCAgacctggaaaaaatgttcagcTGACAGAGAATGAGATCCGTGGTCTCTGCCTCAAATCCAGGGAGATCTTCCTCAGCCAACCGATTCTGCTTGAACTGGAGGCACCCCTTAAGATTTGTG GTGATGTTCACGGGCAGTACTACGATCTGCTGAGGCTTTTTGAATATGGAGGCTTCCCACCAGAGAGCAACTACCTGTTCCTTGGGGACTATGTAGACAGAGGCAAACAGTCCTTGGAAACCATCTGTCTGTTGCTGGCTTACAAGATCAAATACCCAGAAAACTTTTTTCTGCTGAGGGGAAACCACGAGTGCGCCTCTATTAACAGAATATATGGCTTCTATGATGAGT GTAAAAGGCGGTACAACATTAAGCTGTGGAAGACCTTCACTGACTGCTTCAACTGTTTGCCAGTTGCAGCCATCGTCGATGAGAAGATCTTCTGTTGCCACGGAG GCTTGTCGCCAGACCTCCAGTCTATGGAGCAGATCCGGAGGGTCATGCGGCCCACCGATGTGCCCGACCAGGGCCTGTTGTGCGACCTGCTGTGGGCCGACCCAGATAAAGATGTGCTCGGCTGGGGTGAGAACGACCGTGGCGTCTCCTTCACTTTTGGCGCCGACGTGGTCACAAAGTTCCTCCACAAACATGACATGGACCTAATTTGCCGGGCCCATCAG GTTGTGGAAGATGGATATGAGTTCTTTGCAAAGAGGCAGTTGGTGACGCTGTTTTCAGCCCCAAATTACTGTGGAGAGTTTGATAACGCAGGAGCCATGATGAGTGTAGATGAGACCCTCATGTGCTCATTCCAG ATTCTCAAACCTGCCGACAAGAAGCTCTTTTACGGTAGTGGGGGGGGCATGGGCTCTGGGCGTCCAGTCACTCCCCCAAGGAAAGCCAAGAAATGA
- the atp2a1l gene encoding ATPase sarcoplasmic/endoplasmic reticulum Ca2+ transporting 1, like isoform X2, with product MENAHTKGPAECLAYFGVSEKTGLSPDQFKKNLEKYGYNELPAEEGKSIWELIVEQFEDLLVRILLLAACISFVLAWFEEGEETVTAFVEPFVILLILIANAVVGVWQERNAEDAIEALKEYEPEMGKVYRSDRKSVQMIKAREIVPGDIVEVSVGDKVPADIRIISIKSTTLRVDQSILTGESVSVIKHTEPVPDPRAVNQDKKNMLFSGTNIAAGKAIGIAVATGVATEIGKIRDQMAATEQEKTPLQAKLDEFGEQLSKVISLICVAVWAINIGHFNDPVHGGSWIRGAVYYFKIAVALAVAAIPEGLPAVITTCLALGTRRMAKKNAIVRSLPSVETLGCTSVICSDKTGTLTTNQMCVTKMFIVKTVDGDHVDLDAFDISGSKYTPEGEVTQGGTKINCSAYDGLVELATICALCNDSSLDYNESKKIYEKVGEATETALSCLVEKMNVFNSNVKNLSRIERANACCSVVKQLMKKNVTLEFSRDRKSMSVYCTPAKGDGGAKMFVKGAPEGVIDRCTYVRVGTTRVPLTNAIKDKIMAVIREWGTGRDTLRCLALATRDTPLKMDEMNLEDSTKFVDYETDLTFVGCVGMLDPPRKEVTGSIELCRAAGIRVIMITGDNKGTAIAICRRIGIFSEDQDVSGRAYTGREFDDLPLHEQPEAVRRACCFARVEPAHKSKIVEFLQGNDDITAMTGDGVNDAPALKKAEIGIAMGSGTAVAKSASEMVLADDNFSSIVAAVEEGRAIYNNMKQFIRYLISSNVGEVVCIFLTAALGLPEALIPVQLLWVNLVTDGLPATALGFNPPDLDIMGKPPRSPKEPLISGWLFFRYMAIGGYVGAATVGGAAWWFLYDQTGPGVTYYQLSHFMQCHDANEDFTGIDCEIFEASPPMTMALSVLVTIEMCNALNSLSENQSLVRMPPWSNFWLLAAMSLSMSLHFLIIYVDPLPMIFKLTHLNVEQWMMVLKLSLPVIGIDEVLKFVARNYVEC from the exons ATGGAGAACGCACACACTAAGGGGCCGGCAGAATGCCTGGCTTACTTCGGAGTCAGCGAGAAAACTGGCCTCAGTCCCGACCAGTTCAAGAAGAACCTTGAGAAGTATGGCTACAATG AGCTGCCTGCTGAGGAAG GTAAGAGCATCTGGGAACTGATTGTGGAGCAGTTCGAAGACCTGCTTGTCAgaatcctgctgctggctgcctgcATTTCTTTT GTGCTGGCCTGGTTcgaggaaggtgaggagacTGTCACCGCCTTTGTGGAACCCTTCGTCATCCTTCTTATCCTCATCGCTAATGCCGTCGTTGGAGTGTGGCAG GAGCGTAACGCTGAAGATGCCATCGAGGCTCTCAAGGAGTACGAGCCTGAGATGGGCAAAGTCTACCGTTCTGACAGAAAGAGTGTGCAGATGATCAAGGCCAGAGAAATTGTCCCTGGTGATATTGTGGAGGTGTCTG TTGGTGACAAAGTCCCTGCTGACATCAGGATTATTTCCATCAAGTCCACCACCCTGCGCGTTGACCAGTCCATCCTTACTG gTGAGTCTGTCAGTGTGATCAAGCACACCGAACCCGTTCCTGACCCCAGAGCTGTCAACCAGGACAAGAAAAACATGCTTTTCTCT GGCACCAACATCGCTGCTGGCAAGGCCATCGGTATCGCTGTGGCCACTGGAGTGGCCACTGAGATCGGCAAGATCCGCGACCAGATGGCTGCCACCGAGCAGGAGAAGACTCCTCTGCAGGCAAAACTGGACGAGTTTGGCGAGCAGCTGTCCAAGGTTATCTCCCTGATCTGTGTTGCTGTGTGGGCCATCAACATTGGCCACTTCAACGACCCCGTCCACGGTGGCTCCTGGATCCGTGGTGCTGTCTATTACTTCAAGATCGCTGTCGCTCTGGCTGTGGCTGCCATCCCCGAGG GTCTGCCCGCTGTCATCACAACCTGCCTTGCTCTTGGTACCCGTCGTATGGCCAAGAAGAACGCCATTGTCAGAAGCCTTCCCTCTGTGGAAACCCTGGGCTGCACCTCTGTCATCTGTTCCGACAAGACTGGCACACTCACCACCAACCAGATGTGTGTGACCAAG ATGTTCATTGTCAAGACCGTTGATGGTGACCATGTTGACCTTGATGCTTTTGATATCTCCGGCTCCAAGTACACCCCCGAGGGCGAGGT CACGCAGGGAGGCACCAAGATCAACTGCAGTGCATATGATGGCCTTGTGGAGTTGGCAACTATCTGCGCTCTGTGCAACGACTCCTCTCTGGACTACAATGAG TCCAAGAAGATCTACGAGAAGGTCGGTGAGGCTACTGAGACTGCCCTGTCCTGTCTGGTTGAGAAGATGAATGTGTTCAACTCTAACGTGAAGAACCTGTCCAGGATTGAGAGAGCCAATGCTTGCTGCTCT GTGGTCAAGCAGCTCATGAAGAAGAACGTAACTCTGGAGTTCTCCCGCGACAGGAAGTCCATGTCTGTGTACTGCACTCCCGCTAAGGGTGACGGCGGTGCCAAGATGTTTGTTAAG GGTGCCCCTGAAGGTGTGATTGACAGGTGCACATACGTGCGTGTTGGAACCACCCGTGTTCCCCTGACCAACGCCATCAAGGATAAGATCATGGCAGTTATCAGGGAATGGGGCACTGGCCGCGACACCCTGCGTTGTCTGGCCCTGGCCACCCGTGACACCCCTCTGAAGATGGACGAGATGAACCTCGAGGACTCTACCAAGTTTGTCGATTACGAG ACTGACCTGACCTTCGTTGGCTGCGTGGGTATGTTGGATCCTCCACGTAAAGAGGTCACAGGCTCCATTGAactgtgcagagctgctggaatCCGTGTCATTATGATCACCG GTGACAACAAGGGAACTGCCATTGCTATCTGCAGACGTATCGGCATCTTCTCTGAGGACCAGGATGTTAGTGGCAGGGCCTACACTGGACGTGAATTTGACGATCTGCCCCTCCATGAACAGCCTGAGGCCGTTCGTAGAGCTTGTTGCTTTGCCCGTGTGGAGCCAGCCCACAAGTCCAAGATTGTTGAGTTCCTGCAGGGTAATGATGACATTACTGCTATG ACTGGTGATGGTGTGAATGATGCCCCTGCCTTGAAGAAGGCCGAGATTGGCATCGCCATGGGCTCTGGCACTGCCGTTGCCAAGTCTGCCTCTGAGATGGTCCTGGCTGACGACAACTTCTCTTCCATTGTGGCTGCTGTTGAGGAGGGCAGAGCTATCTACAACAACATGAAGCAGTTCATCCGCTACCTCATCTCCTCCAACGTCGGTGAGGTCGTCTG tatCTTCCTGACTGCTGCTCTGGGTCTGCCCGAGGCTCTGATCCCCGTCCAGCTCCTGTGGGTCAATCTGGTGACTGACGGTCTGCCTGCCACTGCTCTGGGCTTCAACCCCCCTGACCTGGACATCATGGGCAAGCCTCCACGTTCCCCCAAGGAGCCTCTGATCTCTGGCTGGCTGTTCTTCAGATACATGGCTATTGGTG GATACGTCGGTGCCGCCACCGTGGGTGGTGCTGCCTGGTGGTTCCTGTATGACCAGACTGGCCCCGGTGTCACCTACTACCAGTTG TCTCACTTCATGCAGTGCCACGATGCCAATGAGGACTTTACCGGCATCGACTGTGAAATCTTTGAGGCTTCTCCTCCCATGACCATGGCCCTGTCTGTGCTGGTCACCATTGAAATGTGTAATGCTCTCAACAG CTTGTCTGAGAACCAGTCTCTGGTGCGCATGCCTCCATGGAGCAACTTCTGGCTGCTTGCTGCCATGTCCCTCTCTATGTCCCTGCACTTCCTGATCATCTATGTTGACCCTCTGCCC ATGATCTTTAAGTTGACCCATCTGAACGTTGAGCAATGGATGATGGTCCTGaagctctctctccctgtcatTGGCATTGATGAGGTGCTGAAGTTTGTCGCCCGCAACTACGTTGAGT GCTAA
- the atp2a1l gene encoding ATPase sarcoplasmic/endoplasmic reticulum Ca2+ transporting 1, like isoform X1 — protein MENAHTKGPAECLAYFGVSEKTGLSPDQFKKNLEKYGYNELPAEEGKSIWELIVEQFEDLLVRILLLAACISFVLAWFEEGEETVTAFVEPFVILLILIANAVVGVWQERNAEDAIEALKEYEPEMGKVYRSDRKSVQMIKAREIVPGDIVEVSVGDKVPADIRIISIKSTTLRVDQSILTGESVSVIKHTEPVPDPRAVNQDKKNMLFSGTNIAAGKAIGIAVATGVATEIGKIRDQMAATEQEKTPLQAKLDEFGEQLSKVISLICVAVWAINIGHFNDPVHGGSWIRGAVYYFKIAVALAVAAIPEGLPAVITTCLALGTRRMAKKNAIVRSLPSVETLGCTSVICSDKTGTLTTNQMCVTKMFIVKTVDGDHVDLDAFDISGSKYTPEGEVTQGGTKINCSAYDGLVELATICALCNDSSLDYNESKKIYEKVGEATETALSCLVEKMNVFNSNVKNLSRIERANACCSVVKQLMKKNVTLEFSRDRKSMSVYCTPAKGDGGAKMFVKGAPEGVIDRCTYVRVGTTRVPLTNAIKDKIMAVIREWGTGRDTLRCLALATRDTPLKMDEMNLEDSTKFVDYETDLTFVGCVGMLDPPRKEVTGSIELCRAAGIRVIMITGDNKGTAIAICRRIGIFSEDQDVSGRAYTGREFDDLPLHEQPEAVRRACCFARVEPAHKSKIVEFLQGNDDITAMTGDGVNDAPALKKAEIGIAMGSGTAVAKSASEMVLADDNFSSIVAAVEEGRAIYNNMKQFIRYLISSNVGEVVCIFLTAALGLPEALIPVQLLWVNLVTDGLPATALGFNPPDLDIMGKPPRSPKEPLISGWLFFRYMAIGGYVGAATVGGAAWWFLYDQTGPGVTYYQLSHFMQCHDANEDFTGIDCEIFEASPPMTMALSVLVTIEMCNALNSLSENQSLVRMPPWSNFWLLAAMSLSMSLHFLIIYVDPLPMIFKLTHLNVEQWMMVLKLSLPVIGIDEVLKFVARNYVESGAEIK, from the exons ATGGAGAACGCACACACTAAGGGGCCGGCAGAATGCCTGGCTTACTTCGGAGTCAGCGAGAAAACTGGCCTCAGTCCCGACCAGTTCAAGAAGAACCTTGAGAAGTATGGCTACAATG AGCTGCCTGCTGAGGAAG GTAAGAGCATCTGGGAACTGATTGTGGAGCAGTTCGAAGACCTGCTTGTCAgaatcctgctgctggctgcctgcATTTCTTTT GTGCTGGCCTGGTTcgaggaaggtgaggagacTGTCACCGCCTTTGTGGAACCCTTCGTCATCCTTCTTATCCTCATCGCTAATGCCGTCGTTGGAGTGTGGCAG GAGCGTAACGCTGAAGATGCCATCGAGGCTCTCAAGGAGTACGAGCCTGAGATGGGCAAAGTCTACCGTTCTGACAGAAAGAGTGTGCAGATGATCAAGGCCAGAGAAATTGTCCCTGGTGATATTGTGGAGGTGTCTG TTGGTGACAAAGTCCCTGCTGACATCAGGATTATTTCCATCAAGTCCACCACCCTGCGCGTTGACCAGTCCATCCTTACTG gTGAGTCTGTCAGTGTGATCAAGCACACCGAACCCGTTCCTGACCCCAGAGCTGTCAACCAGGACAAGAAAAACATGCTTTTCTCT GGCACCAACATCGCTGCTGGCAAGGCCATCGGTATCGCTGTGGCCACTGGAGTGGCCACTGAGATCGGCAAGATCCGCGACCAGATGGCTGCCACCGAGCAGGAGAAGACTCCTCTGCAGGCAAAACTGGACGAGTTTGGCGAGCAGCTGTCCAAGGTTATCTCCCTGATCTGTGTTGCTGTGTGGGCCATCAACATTGGCCACTTCAACGACCCCGTCCACGGTGGCTCCTGGATCCGTGGTGCTGTCTATTACTTCAAGATCGCTGTCGCTCTGGCTGTGGCTGCCATCCCCGAGG GTCTGCCCGCTGTCATCACAACCTGCCTTGCTCTTGGTACCCGTCGTATGGCCAAGAAGAACGCCATTGTCAGAAGCCTTCCCTCTGTGGAAACCCTGGGCTGCACCTCTGTCATCTGTTCCGACAAGACTGGCACACTCACCACCAACCAGATGTGTGTGACCAAG ATGTTCATTGTCAAGACCGTTGATGGTGACCATGTTGACCTTGATGCTTTTGATATCTCCGGCTCCAAGTACACCCCCGAGGGCGAGGT CACGCAGGGAGGCACCAAGATCAACTGCAGTGCATATGATGGCCTTGTGGAGTTGGCAACTATCTGCGCTCTGTGCAACGACTCCTCTCTGGACTACAATGAG TCCAAGAAGATCTACGAGAAGGTCGGTGAGGCTACTGAGACTGCCCTGTCCTGTCTGGTTGAGAAGATGAATGTGTTCAACTCTAACGTGAAGAACCTGTCCAGGATTGAGAGAGCCAATGCTTGCTGCTCT GTGGTCAAGCAGCTCATGAAGAAGAACGTAACTCTGGAGTTCTCCCGCGACAGGAAGTCCATGTCTGTGTACTGCACTCCCGCTAAGGGTGACGGCGGTGCCAAGATGTTTGTTAAG GGTGCCCCTGAAGGTGTGATTGACAGGTGCACATACGTGCGTGTTGGAACCACCCGTGTTCCCCTGACCAACGCCATCAAGGATAAGATCATGGCAGTTATCAGGGAATGGGGCACTGGCCGCGACACCCTGCGTTGTCTGGCCCTGGCCACCCGTGACACCCCTCTGAAGATGGACGAGATGAACCTCGAGGACTCTACCAAGTTTGTCGATTACGAG ACTGACCTGACCTTCGTTGGCTGCGTGGGTATGTTGGATCCTCCACGTAAAGAGGTCACAGGCTCCATTGAactgtgcagagctgctggaatCCGTGTCATTATGATCACCG GTGACAACAAGGGAACTGCCATTGCTATCTGCAGACGTATCGGCATCTTCTCTGAGGACCAGGATGTTAGTGGCAGGGCCTACACTGGACGTGAATTTGACGATCTGCCCCTCCATGAACAGCCTGAGGCCGTTCGTAGAGCTTGTTGCTTTGCCCGTGTGGAGCCAGCCCACAAGTCCAAGATTGTTGAGTTCCTGCAGGGTAATGATGACATTACTGCTATG ACTGGTGATGGTGTGAATGATGCCCCTGCCTTGAAGAAGGCCGAGATTGGCATCGCCATGGGCTCTGGCACTGCCGTTGCCAAGTCTGCCTCTGAGATGGTCCTGGCTGACGACAACTTCTCTTCCATTGTGGCTGCTGTTGAGGAGGGCAGAGCTATCTACAACAACATGAAGCAGTTCATCCGCTACCTCATCTCCTCCAACGTCGGTGAGGTCGTCTG tatCTTCCTGACTGCTGCTCTGGGTCTGCCCGAGGCTCTGATCCCCGTCCAGCTCCTGTGGGTCAATCTGGTGACTGACGGTCTGCCTGCCACTGCTCTGGGCTTCAACCCCCCTGACCTGGACATCATGGGCAAGCCTCCACGTTCCCCCAAGGAGCCTCTGATCTCTGGCTGGCTGTTCTTCAGATACATGGCTATTGGTG GATACGTCGGTGCCGCCACCGTGGGTGGTGCTGCCTGGTGGTTCCTGTATGACCAGACTGGCCCCGGTGTCACCTACTACCAGTTG TCTCACTTCATGCAGTGCCACGATGCCAATGAGGACTTTACCGGCATCGACTGTGAAATCTTTGAGGCTTCTCCTCCCATGACCATGGCCCTGTCTGTGCTGGTCACCATTGAAATGTGTAATGCTCTCAACAG CTTGTCTGAGAACCAGTCTCTGGTGCGCATGCCTCCATGGAGCAACTTCTGGCTGCTTGCTGCCATGTCCCTCTCTATGTCCCTGCACTTCCTGATCATCTATGTTGACCCTCTGCCC ATGATCTTTAAGTTGACCCATCTGAACGTTGAGCAATGGATGATGGTCCTGaagctctctctccctgtcatTGGCATTGATGAGGTGCTGAAGTTTGTCGCCCGCAACTACGTTGAGT cAGGTGCAGAAATTAAATAG